In a single window of the Alphaproteobacteria bacterium LSUCC0684 genome:
- a CDS encoding ABC transporter ATP-binding protein: MPPILELKELNKKFGTVDILKNVNVSIDTGEFLVLVGPSGCGKSTLLNCIAGLEPISSGSVMIDGRDMQNISPKDRDIAMVFQSYALYPTMTVAKNITFGMKVRGVDKALQQEKLAEVARQLQIEALLDRRPSQLSGGQRQRVAMGRALVRDPKLFLFDEPLSNLDAKLRVEMRTEIKKLHQNLNASMVYVTHDQIEAMTLATKIVVMKGGVIQQIGTPAEIYSHPANLFVADFMGSPAMNLIPARVEKKGKGSKFIIHRNDSSDLILTDMTARNLPERVVLGIRPEDIADAKSHKRSSDQVSSCRIDVVEPAGADTYVLMSLGGIEVTARLQAETTATAGLEMDLSFNMDKASYFDADTGERLN, encoded by the coding sequence ATGCCCCCTATTCTGGAATTAAAAGAATTGAACAAGAAATTCGGCACGGTTGATATTCTAAAGAATGTCAATGTCAGCATCGATACAGGCGAGTTTCTGGTTCTGGTCGGCCCTTCGGGTTGCGGCAAGTCGACCTTGCTGAATTGTATCGCCGGGCTTGAGCCGATCTCCAGCGGTTCGGTGATGATTGATGGACGTGATATGCAGAATATCAGCCCCAAGGATCGTGATATTGCCATGGTCTTTCAGTCCTATGCGCTCTACCCCACAATGACCGTTGCAAAGAACATCACCTTCGGGATGAAGGTGCGGGGTGTAGATAAAGCCCTTCAGCAGGAAAAACTCGCCGAAGTGGCGCGTCAGTTGCAGATAGAAGCCTTGCTGGATCGACGCCCATCCCAGCTTTCGGGTGGCCAGCGCCAGCGTGTCGCCATGGGGCGGGCGCTTGTTCGTGACCCGAAACTCTTTCTTTTTGATGAACCTCTTTCCAATCTCGATGCCAAACTCCGCGTGGAAATGCGGACAGAGATCAAGAAACTGCATCAAAACCTGAATGCCTCCATGGTCTACGTCACCCATGATCAAATCGAGGCCATGACGCTGGCCACCAAGATCGTTGTGATGAAAGGCGGTGTTATTCAGCAGATCGGCACTCCTGCTGAAATTTACAGCCACCCCGCCAATCTCTTTGTTGCTGATTTCATGGGTTCACCGGCGATGAATCTGATCCCCGCCAGGGTGGAAAAGAAGGGCAAGGGCTCTAAATTCATCATCCATCGCAACGACAGCAGTGATCTGATCCTCACGGATATGACCGCGAGGAATCTGCCGGAGCGTGTTGTTCTCGGCATCCGCCCTGAAGATATTGCTGATGCAAAATCACATAAACGTTCAAGTGATCAGGTCTCATCCTGCCGGATCGATGTGGTGGAACCTGCAGGTGCAGATACCTATGTCCTGATGTCGCTTGGCGGTATTGAGGTAACGGCACGACTTCAGGCTGAAACCACCGCAACTGCTGGCCTTGAGATGGATTTGTCGTTCAATATGGACAAAGCCTCATATTTCGATGCAGATACAGGTGAAAGGCTGAATTAA
- the pckA gene encoding phosphoenolpyruvate carboxykinase (ATP), producing the protein MPLQDFLERIGITDAKEIITNPTYDRLYEDELDPGLEGYARGYLTELGAVNVLTGEYTGRSPKDKFIVKDETTADTLWWNGNGAKNDNKPISPEIWSELKDLCMAQLSGKKLYVVDGYCGANMDTCLKVRFVMEVAWQAHFVKNMFIRPSEEELADFEPDFTVVNASMARNENWQAQGLNSSTFIAFNLTERMQLICGSWYGGEMKKGMFAMMNYLLPQKGIASMHCSANMGKDGDVALFFGLSGTGKTTLSASANRSLIGDDEHGWDDDGVFNFEGGCYAKTSDLNEESEPEIYRAVRRDALLENVMVDSNGKIDFSDTSLTQNTRVSYPIYHIENIVRPVSKGGHAKNVLFLTADAYGVLPAVSILDDAATQYHFLSGFTAKMAGMERGMTEHQPTFSACFGAAFLTLHPTVYADVLSKRMRASGARAFLINTGWNGQGKRISLANTRALIDAIMAGEIDEADTATLPVFNLRIPTRLAGLGADVLDPRSSYDDPAEWQKKAEHLAGLFIENFKKFTDTEAGRQLVKAGPRLG; encoded by the coding sequence ATACCGTTGCAAGATTTTCTGGAAAGAATTGGCATCACCGATGCCAAAGAGATCATTACCAATCCGACTTATGACCGCCTTTATGAAGATGAACTTGATCCGGGCCTGGAAGGATACGCACGCGGCTACCTGACCGAACTTGGCGCGGTCAATGTGCTTACCGGTGAATATACCGGCCGCTCGCCCAAGGATAAATTCATCGTCAAAGATGAAACCACCGCCGATACTTTATGGTGGAATGGCAATGGGGCCAAGAACGACAACAAACCGATATCCCCTGAAATCTGGTCTGAACTCAAAGACCTCTGCATGGCCCAGCTCAGCGGCAAGAAACTCTATGTTGTCGATGGCTATTGCGGCGCCAATATGGACACCTGCCTTAAGGTCCGCTTTGTCATGGAAGTCGCCTGGCAGGCGCATTTCGTCAAGAACATGTTCATCCGCCCGAGCGAGGAAGAACTCGCGGATTTCGAGCCGGACTTCACCGTTGTCAACGCCTCCATGGCCAGGAATGAAAACTGGCAGGCGCAGGGGCTGAACTCGTCGACCTTCATTGCCTTCAACCTGACCGAGCGCATGCAGTTGATCTGCGGCTCCTGGTACGGCGGCGAGATGAAGAAGGGCATGTTCGCCATGATGAACTATCTCCTGCCGCAGAAGGGGATTGCTTCCATGCATTGCTCGGCAAATATGGGCAAGGATGGCGATGTGGCGCTGTTCTTTGGTCTTTCAGGTACGGGCAAGACAACCCTTTCGGCCTCGGCGAACCGGAGTCTCATCGGTGATGATGAACATGGCTGGGATGATGATGGCGTGTTCAATTTCGAAGGGGGTTGCTATGCCAAGACAAGTGACCTCAATGAAGAAAGCGAGCCTGAGATCTATCGTGCTGTCCGCCGGGATGCCTTGCTTGAAAACGTCATGGTTGATTCCAATGGCAAGATTGATTTCAGCGATACAAGCCTGACCCAGAACACCCGGGTCTCCTATCCGATCTATCATATCGAAAACATCGTCCGCCCGGTCTCCAAAGGCGGGCATGCGAAAAACGTGCTCTTTCTTACTGCTGATGCCTATGGTGTTCTGCCGGCGGTATCGATCCTCGATGATGCCGCGACCCAGTATCATTTCCTGAGCGGATTTACCGCCAAAATGGCCGGGATGGAACGTGGCATGACCGAACATCAGCCCACTTTTTCGGCCTGTTTCGGGGCCGCCTTCCTGACCTTGCATCCCACGGTTTATGCCGATGTGCTCAGCAAGCGGATGCGGGCCTCAGGGGCGCGGGCCTTCCTCATCAACACCGGATGGAACGGCCAGGGCAAACGCATTTCCCTTGCCAATACACGGGCGCTGATTGACGCCATCATGGCCGGTGAAATCGATGAGGCCGACACCGCAACCCTGCCGGTCTTCAATCTCAGGATCCCGACACGTCTCGCCGGGCTTGGTGCGGATGTGCTTGACCCGCGGTCAAGCTATGATGATCCAGCCGAATGGCAAAAAAAAGCCGAACATCTTGCCGGGCTCTTCATTGAGAATTTCAAGAAGTTCACCGATACCGAAGCCGGCCGGCAGCTTGTCAAGGCAGGCCCCCGGCTCGGCTGA
- a CDS encoding carbohydrate ABC transporter permease, whose product MTDLANISSRSFSMKNIILRWVLYVLLAIFAVYYLLPLFVMVTTSLKSLEEIRTGSLISLPRDVTFQAWQTAWSSACSGIKCEGLRPYFWNSVIMAVPAVIISTLIGAINGYAVAQWRFRGANLIFALILFGCFIPFQVVLLPMARLLGQMGLAGSIPGLILVHVIYGIGFTTLFFRNYYVTIPIELVKAAKVDGASFFRIFFSIFLPLSLPIIVVTVIWQFTQIWNDFLFGVSFSEAGTQPVTVALNNIVNSTTGVKEYNVDMASAIIAALPTLVVYVIAGKYFIRGLTAGSVKG is encoded by the coding sequence ATGACTGATCTTGCCAATATTTCATCACGCTCTTTTTCGATGAAAAACATCATCCTGCGCTGGGTGCTCTATGTCCTGCTTGCGATCTTTGCCGTCTATTATTTGCTGCCGCTTTTCGTGATGGTGACCACGTCGCTCAAGTCGCTTGAAGAAATCCGCACAGGCTCGCTGATTTCGCTGCCCCGTGACGTAACTTTCCAGGCCTGGCAGACGGCATGGTCAAGCGCCTGTTCCGGCATCAAATGTGAAGGCCTGCGCCCCTATTTCTGGAATTCCGTCATCATGGCGGTGCCTGCGGTGATCATCTCGACGCTAATCGGTGCCATCAATGGTTATGCGGTGGCGCAATGGCGGTTTCGAGGCGCAAACCTCATCTTTGCGCTGATCCTTTTTGGATGTTTTATCCCGTTCCAGGTGGTGCTGCTCCCGATGGCGCGCCTGCTTGGGCAGATGGGGCTTGCAGGTTCAATTCCCGGCCTGATCTTGGTTCATGTCATTTATGGTATCGGCTTCACGACACTGTTCTTCCGTAATTACTATGTCACCATTCCTATTGAACTGGTTAAAGCCGCCAAGGTGGATGGCGCCTCCTTCTTCCGCATTTTTTTCTCGATTTTTCTGCCCCTGTCCCTGCCCATCATTGTTGTCACGGTGATCTGGCAGTTTACCCAGATCTGGAATGACTTCCTTTTTGGCGTCTCTTTTTCAGAAGCCGGTACCCAGCCTGTCACCGTCGCGCTCAACAACATCGTCAATTCAACCACCGGCGTGAAGGAATATAATGTCGATATGGCTTCGGCCATCATTGCCGCCTTGCCGACATTGGTCGTTTATGTGATCGCCGGAAAATATTTCATCCGCGGTCTGACAGCAGGTTCAGTGAAAGGATAA
- a CDS encoding carbohydrate ABC transporter permease — MIDWLEKQMPKIVLAPSFLVSLVFVYGFIGWTAWVSLTRSRLLPRYDLYGFIQYERLFDSLRWDTAINNLFIFGILFISISTVLGLILAILLDQKIRTEGVIRTIYLYPMALSLIVTGTAWKWILNPGLGFEAAIRGLGWSDFSFDWLVDPEMAIYTVVIAGVWQASGFVMALFLAGLRSIDQEVIKAAQVDGIPTWRIYTSIIIPSMASIFLSAFIVLAHLAIKSFDLVIALTGGGPGFATDLPATYMYTMAFSRGDLGQAASSAMVMMAIIFAIVVPYLYSELRARHD, encoded by the coding sequence ATGATCGACTGGTTGGAAAAACAGATGCCCAAGATCGTTTTGGCGCCGTCTTTCTTGGTCTCACTTGTTTTTGTATATGGTTTTATCGGCTGGACAGCCTGGGTTTCGCTGACCCGGTCAAGATTGCTGCCCCGTTATGATCTCTACGGTTTCATTCAGTATGAGCGTCTTTTTGATTCCCTTCGCTGGGATACCGCGATCAATAATCTGTTTATTTTTGGTATTCTTTTTATTTCGATCTCCACCGTCCTCGGGTTGATCCTGGCGATCTTGCTTGATCAGAAAATCCGTACCGAAGGGGTCATCCGTACCATCTATCTTTATCCCATGGCCCTGTCGCTGATCGTTACGGGCACGGCATGGAAATGGATACTCAATCCCGGTCTTGGCTTTGAAGCCGCTATCCGCGGGCTGGGCTGGTCGGATTTCAGTTTTGACTGGCTGGTTGATCCCGAGATGGCGATCTATACCGTGGTGATTGCCGGTGTCTGGCAAGCTTCTGGCTTTGTCATGGCACTGTTTCTGGCGGGTTTGCGATCCATTGATCAGGAGGTGATCAAAGCCGCGCAGGTCGATGGCATCCCCACCTGGCGGATCTACACATCGATCATCATTCCATCGATGGCGTCGATCTTTCTGTCGGCTTTTATCGTTCTCGCGCATCTGGCGATCAAGAGTTTTGATCTCGTCATCGCGCTGACTGGCGGCGGCCCCGGTTTCGCAACGGACTTGCCGGCAACCTATATGTATACGATGGCATTCTCACGAGGCGATCTTGGCCAGGCGGCAAGTTCGGCCATGGTGATGATGGCCATCATCTTCGCGATTGTCGTGCCGTATCTCTATTCCGAATTGAGGGCCAGGCATGACTGA
- a CDS encoding ABC transporter substrate-binding protein, whose protein sequence is MKSRFILAASAALTLACAGVAKAEPQAEVLHWWTSGGEAKSVAVLQQEFASRGGTWTDMPVAGGGGDAAMTALRARVLSGNAPTAVQLKGPAIQEWYEEGALSDISSVAEKHGWADVLPASIAGHMKCEGKWCAAPVNVHRIDWIWANAAVLADNGIAMPTSWDEFNAAADKLLAKGITPLAHGGQAWQDATVFEAVALGIGGPEFFHKAFVELDQATLKSATMVKVFDQMRKLRGYVDSNFSGRDWNLATAMVMNGEAAFQIMGDWAKGEFLAAGKRPGIDFLCASTPGEGFLYNVDSFAMFDVSGDDKQAGQMLLAELIVGQNFQKVFNMNKGSIPARVDVALDDFDTCAHISAQDMATSNAGGSLLPSYAHGMALRGAQSGAITDVVTAHFNSDMSSSEAVEMLAKSVANSL, encoded by the coding sequence ATGAAATCCAGATTTATCCTTGCAGCATCCGCTGCGCTTACGCTTGCTTGTGCCGGTGTTGCAAAAGCAGAGCCGCAGGCAGAAGTTCTGCATTGGTGGACCTCGGGCGGTGAAGCCAAATCTGTCGCCGTATTGCAGCAGGAATTCGCTTCCCGCGGCGGCACTTGGACAGATATGCCCGTTGCTGGTGGTGGGGGTGATGCGGCCATGACCGCACTGCGTGCACGTGTTCTTTCCGGCAACGCACCGACCGCCGTCCAGCTGAAAGGCCCTGCTATCCAGGAATGGTATGAAGAAGGCGCGCTTTCCGATATTTCATCTGTCGCCGAAAAGCATGGCTGGGCCGATGTGCTGCCAGCATCCATTGCCGGTCACATGAAATGCGAAGGCAAATGGTGTGCCGCGCCGGTGAACGTTCATCGCATTGACTGGATCTGGGCAAATGCCGCCGTTCTCGCTGATAACGGTATCGCCATGCCAACGTCCTGGGATGAGTTCAACGCCGCCGCTGATAAACTGCTGGCCAAGGGCATCACCCCGCTTGCACATGGCGGTCAGGCCTGGCAGGACGCCACCGTCTTTGAGGCCGTGGCGCTTGGCATCGGCGGGCCCGAGTTTTTCCACAAAGCTTTTGTTGAACTTGATCAGGCAACCCTGAAGTCCGCTACGATGGTCAAGGTTTTTGACCAGATGCGTAAACTGCGCGGCTATGTTGACAGCAATTTCTCCGGTCGTGACTGGAACCTTGCCACGGCAATGGTCATGAATGGCGAAGCCGCTTTTCAGATCATGGGTGACTGGGCAAAGGGTGAATTCCTTGCCGCCGGCAAGCGCCCCGGCATCGATTTCCTCTGCGCATCGACACCTGGTGAAGGCTTCCTCTATAACGTGGACAGTTTCGCGATGTTTGATGTCAGTGGTGACGACAAGCAAGCCGGACAGATGCTGCTGGCGGAACTGATCGTCGGCCAGAACTTCCAGAAGGTCTTCAACATGAACAAAGGCTCGATCCCTGCTCGTGTTGACGTGGCGCTGGATGATTTTGACACTTGCGCCCATATTTCCGCACAGGATATGGCCACCAGCAATGCCGGCGGGTCTCTCCTGCCGTCCTATGCCCATGGCATGGCGCTTCGCGGGGCCCAGTCCGGCGCCATCACCGATGTGGTGACCGCACATTTCAACTCTGACATGTCTTCATCCGAGGCTGTTGAAATGCTTGCAAAGTCTGTTGCAAACAGCCTGTAG
- a CDS encoding ROK family protein: MSVVAVDVGGTNVRFGFAEAERAPLSHIRNLACADFPGIEDAIDAYLGSLPDTQSRRIRAVSIAVAAPVLEDVINVTNNHWQFSKTALLNHLPVKSLLVINDFTAQALAQADPETCGNELVLDGASHPDAPLLVIGPGTGLGVAALISVDQECFVVEGEGGHVHFTPRDDLESELEAFLRQTSPYVSAENVISGPGLEVIYRFLCHLDGIDAAGWTAADIGKAALHENGLARKAVLILLNALATVMVNAILTMGCWRGAVIAGGIVPRLASLIPESRFEERFRHAGIMQNIFEHIPVWLATDTMAGLYGAKNALTNPNLASRRLAKT, from the coding sequence ATGTCTGTAGTCGCTGTTGATGTTGGTGGGACAAATGTACGCTTCGGCTTTGCAGAGGCCGAAAGGGCACCCCTGTCGCATATCAGAAATCTGGCTTGCGCGGATTTTCCCGGGATTGAAGATGCCATCGATGCCTATCTGGGCAGTTTGCCCGATACGCAAAGCCGCAGGATAAGGGCCGTCAGCATCGCCGTCGCCGCGCCGGTGCTGGAAGATGTCATCAATGTTACCAACAATCATTGGCAATTCAGCAAAACAGCATTGCTGAATCACCTGCCCGTCAAAAGCCTCCTGGTGATTAATGACTTCACGGCCCAGGCCCTCGCCCAGGCCGATCCTGAAACTTGCGGCAATGAGCTTGTCCTTGATGGCGCCTCCCATCCTGATGCGCCGTTGCTGGTGATCGGCCCGGGCACGGGGCTGGGTGTTGCGGCGCTGATCTCTGTTGATCAAGAGTGTTTTGTCGTCGAAGGTGAAGGCGGGCATGTGCATTTCACCCCACGCGATGATCTGGAAAGTGAGCTTGAGGCCTTCCTGCGCCAGACCTCTCCTTATGTCAGCGCAGAGAACGTGATAAGTGGCCCGGGGCTTGAGGTGATCTATCGTTTCCTTTGCCATCTTGATGGTATCGATGCGGCAGGCTGGACCGCCGCAGATATTGGCAAGGCCGCACTTCATGAAAACGGGCTTGCCCGCAAGGCGGTGCTGATACTGCTGAACGCACTGGCGACGGTCATGGTCAATGCCATACTGACCATGGGGTGCTGGCGCGGGGCGGTTATCGCGGGAGGCATCGTTCCCCGCCTTGCCTCGCTTATTCCGGAAAGCCGTTTTGAAGAACGCTTTCGGCATGCCGGCATCATGCAGAACATCTTTGAACATATTCCGGTATGGCTTGCGACAGATACGATGGCAGGCCTTTATGGCGCAAAAAATGCGCTGACCAATCCCAATCTGGCGTCAAGGCGGCTGGCAAAAACCTAG
- a CDS encoding NAD(P)H-dependent oxidoreductase subunit E: MTAITENKGIWKSGSGKGRKTPKGRQVDSGALSEVRVLLGSGPYRRDLLIEYLHLIQDRYGYLGHAHLCALASELKLAQAEVYEVASFYAHFTVVGEGETPPPALTIRVCDSLSCELAGASALKAALEEGLDPSEVRVLRAPCMGRCDTAPALELGHHHIDHADLAKVEAAIAAGETHAHIPVYQDLAAYRAEGGYAKLEELRAGGSWEEVQETVLASGLRGLGGAGFPSGRKWGFVRAAEGPRYLAVNGDEGEPGTFKDRYYLERVPHLFLEGMLIAAWAVEAERCYIYMRDEYPAVLEILRREIRALEGSGLVEAGYVELRRGAGAYICGEESAMIESIEGKRGLPRHRPPYVAQVGLFGRPTLVHNIETLHWVARVCREGPEILSSVEKNGRKGLRSYSVSGRVAKPGVYLLPAGSTITDIIAAAGGMMAGHAFRAYQPGGPSSGILPASIDDVPLDFDTLQPLGSFIGSAAVVVLSDQDRVRDAALNMLRFFEDESCGQCTPCRTGCGKAVQLMQAETWDQELLSDLCEVMQDASICGLGQAAPNPIRLTMKHFADEIS; the protein is encoded by the coding sequence TTGACCGCGATTACCGAAAACAAAGGTATCTGGAAGAGTGGTTCAGGTAAGGGTCGGAAGACGCCGAAGGGACGTCAGGTTGATTCTGGAGCGTTATCCGAGGTTCGAGTTCTGCTTGGTTCTGGCCCGTATCGCCGCGATCTTCTGATCGAATACCTTCATCTGATTCAGGACAGGTACGGGTATCTTGGTCATGCGCATCTCTGCGCGCTGGCAAGCGAGTTGAAACTGGCGCAGGCGGAAGTGTATGAGGTTGCGAGTTTCTATGCGCATTTCACGGTGGTGGGTGAGGGGGAGACGCCGCCACCGGCGCTGACGATCCGGGTCTGTGATTCGCTGTCCTGTGAGCTTGCCGGTGCCTCGGCGCTCAAGGCGGCGCTTGAAGAAGGTCTTGATCCGTCGGAAGTGCGTGTCTTGCGGGCGCCCTGCATGGGGAGATGCGATACCGCTCCGGCCCTAGAGCTTGGCCATCATCATATCGACCATGCGGATCTTGCCAAGGTTGAGGCGGCAATCGCGGCCGGAGAAACCCACGCACATATACCGGTTTATCAAGACCTGGCGGCGTATCGCGCCGAGGGCGGGTACGCGAAACTTGAGGAGTTACGTGCCGGCGGGTCCTGGGAAGAGGTGCAGGAAACGGTGCTGGCAAGCGGTCTTCGCGGTCTTGGCGGGGCGGGATTTCCATCGGGCCGGAAATGGGGTTTTGTTCGGGCAGCCGAAGGGCCACGCTATCTTGCGGTGAACGGGGATGAGGGCGAGCCCGGAACCTTCAAGGACAGATATTATCTTGAGCGGGTGCCGCATCTGTTTCTCGAAGGGATGCTGATCGCGGCCTGGGCCGTGGAAGCTGAACGCTGTTATATCTACATGCGGGATGAGTATCCGGCGGTTCTGGAGATTCTGCGTCGTGAGATCAGGGCGCTTGAAGGGTCAGGTCTTGTCGAGGCTGGATATGTTGAGTTGCGGCGCGGTGCGGGGGCGTATATCTGCGGTGAGGAAAGCGCGATGATCGAGTCGATCGAAGGCAAGCGTGGTCTGCCGCGTCATCGCCCGCCCTATGTCGCGCAGGTTGGTCTTTTTGGCCGGCCGACGCTGGTGCATAATATCGAAACGCTGCACTGGGTGGCGCGGGTCTGCCGGGAAGGCCCGGAGATACTGTCATCGGTTGAGAAGAACGGCCGCAAGGGGCTGAGGAGTTATTCGGTATCCGGCCGGGTGGCGAAGCCCGGGGTGTATCTGTTGCCGGCGGGCTCGACGATCACCGATATCATTGCCGCGGCGGGCGGGATGATGGCGGGTCACGCATTCCGTGCCTACCAGCCCGGGGGGCCATCTTCGGGGATACTGCCAGCTTCGATTGATGATGTGCCGCTTGATTTTGACACGCTGCAACCGCTGGGGAGTTTTATCGGTTCCGCCGCGGTGGTGGTGTTGTCGGATCAGGATCGGGTCCGTGATGCGGCGTTGAACATGCTGCGGTTTTTCGAGGATGAAAGCTGCGGGCAATGCACGCCGTGCCGGACAGGATGCGGCAAGGCGGTGCAGCTGATGCAGGCGGAGACATGGGATCAGGAACTGCTGTCGGATCTCTGCGAGGTGATGCAGGATGCGTCGATTTGCGGGCTAGGTCAGGCAGCGCCAAATCCGATCCGGCTGACGATGAAACATTTTGCCGACGAAATTAGCTGA
- a CDS encoding NAD(P)H-quinone oxidoreductase encodes MTTPENMNVIIIREAGGPDVLEAGTRPCPVPADHEVLIEVAAAGVNGPDLLQRRGLYPPPEGASDLLGLEVSGRIAALGDAVTGWTVGDQVCALTNGGGYAEYVAVDAAHCLPIPEGVDMIDAAGLPETYFTIWSNVFLGRDIPQGGNLLVHGGAGGIGSTAIQIGHAMGLNVYTTAGSADACSWCEGLGARRAINFREEDFMPALREAGGADIIIDIIGGDYIARNIKAARTDARIIQLAFNHGSKVEIDLMPLMLKRLTLTGSTLRSRPTGFKAAVAADLRKTVWPLFAKGRLQPTTFRTFPLAEATAAHEMMEGGGLRGKILLTTAS; translated from the coding sequence ATGACCACACCAGAAAACATGAACGTCATCATCATACGGGAAGCAGGTGGACCGGACGTGCTGGAGGCTGGCACCCGGCCCTGCCCTGTTCCGGCAGATCATGAGGTGCTGATCGAGGTTGCCGCTGCAGGGGTAAACGGACCTGATCTGCTGCAACGCCGCGGTCTTTATCCGCCACCAGAAGGCGCATCCGATCTTCTGGGACTTGAGGTTTCCGGCCGAATTGCCGCCCTCGGCGATGCCGTGACCGGCTGGACGGTCGGTGACCAGGTCTGCGCGCTCACCAATGGCGGGGGATATGCTGAATATGTTGCGGTCGATGCGGCCCATTGCCTGCCCATCCCCGAAGGCGTGGACATGATCGATGCCGCCGGGCTGCCCGAAACCTATTTTACCATCTGGAGCAATGTGTTCTTGGGGCGTGACATTCCGCAAGGGGGAAATCTGCTGGTTCACGGCGGCGCGGGCGGGATTGGTTCAACGGCCATTCAGATCGGCCATGCCATGGGGCTCAATGTCTACACCACCGCCGGCAGTGCCGATGCGTGTTCCTGGTGCGAGGGTCTTGGCGCCAGGCGGGCCATCAATTTCAGGGAAGAGGATTTCATGCCAGCCCTGCGCGAGGCAGGCGGCGCGGATATCATCATCGATATCATCGGCGGTGATTATATTGCCCGCAACATAAAGGCAGCCCGCACCGACGCACGGATCATCCAGCTTGCCTTCAATCACGGCTCGAAAGTGGAGATTGATCTCATGCCGCTGATGCTGAAACGGTTGACTCTGACCGGATCAACGCTGCGGTCACGGCCGACCGGTTTCAAGGCCGCGGTGGCCGCGGATCTGCGGAAAACGGTCTGGCCCCTTTTTGCCAAAGGCAGGCTACAGCCAACCACCTTCCGAACCTTCCCCCTTGCCGAGGCGACGGCAGCGCATGAGATGATGGAAGGCGGCGGCCTGCGCGGCAAGATCCTGCTCACCACCGCATCCTGA